A section of the Styela clava chromosome 9, kaStyClav1.hap1.2, whole genome shotgun sequence genome encodes:
- the LOC120331502 gene encoding protein ABHD12B-like isoform X2, whose amino-acid sequence MVTEAEQTRQRFHIIAFDYSGFADSTGQPSPTRVVEDAISVYKWTVKQLQKKDVTIVLWDHSPGTYISTRALSLMYDQKDGTRLPDCLILEAPFTNTYDAADCFPLSKNRHSSR is encoded by the exons ATGGTTACTGAAGCTGAACAAACCAGACAAA GATTCCACATCATAGCTTTTGACTACAGTGGGTTTGCGGACTCTACCGGTCAGCCGAGCCCAACAAGAGTCGTGGAGGATGCAATTAGCGTGTATAAGTGGACGGTCAAGCAG CTCCAGAAAAAAGATGTGACAATCGTGCTTTGGGATCATTCACCCGGCACTTACATCAGCACGAGGGCGCTATCGCTCATGTACGACCAGAAAGATGGCACTCGACTCCCTGACTGTCTGATACTTGAAGCTCCGTTCACGAATACATACGATGCCGCGGACTGCTTTCCACTATCTAag AATCGACATTCATCTCGGTGA